In one Mustela lutreola isolate mMusLut2 chromosome 8, mMusLut2.pri, whole genome shotgun sequence genomic region, the following are encoded:
- the KCNJ4 gene encoding inward rectifier potassium channel 4 has protein sequence MHGHSRNGQAHVPRRKRRNRFVKKNGQCNVYFANLSNKSQRYMADIFTTCVDTRWRYMLMIFSAAFLVSWLFFGLLFWCIAFFHGDLEAGPAAAAAAAAATATAAAGGGAPAAPTAPKPCIMHVNGFLGAFLFSVETQTTIGYGFRCVTEECPLAVIAVVVQSIVGCVIDSFMIGTIMAKMARPKKRAQTLLFSHHAVISVRDGKLCLMWRVGNLRKSHIVEAHVRAQLIKPYMTQEGEYLPLDQRDLNVGYDIGLDRIFLVSPIIIVHEIDEDSPLYGMGKEELESEDFEIVVILEGMVEATAMTTQARSSYLASEILWGHRFEPVVFEEKSHYKVDYSRFHKTYEVAGTPCCSARELQESKITVLPAPPPPPSAFCYENELALMSQEEEEMEEEAAAAAAVAAGLGLEAGSKEEAGIIRMLEFGSHLDLERIQATLPLDNISYRRESAI, from the coding sequence ATGCACGGGCACAGCCGCAACGGGCAGGCCCACGTGCCCCGGCGGAAACGCCGCAACCGCTTCGTCAAGAAGAACGGCCAATGCAACGTCTACTTCGCCAACCTGAGCAACAAGTCGCAGCGCTACATGGCGGACATCTTCACCACCTGCGTGGACACGCGCTGGCGCTACATGCTCATGATCTTCTCCGCGGCCTTCCTCGTCTCCTGGCTCTTCTTCGGCCTCCTCTTCTGGTGTATTGCTTTCTTCCACGGCGACCTGGAGGCcggcccggcggcggcggcggctgcggcggcggccaCGGCGACGGCAGCGGCCGGAGGGGGTGCCCCGGCGGCCCCGACGGCCcccaagccctgcatcatgcaCGTGAATGGCTTCCTGGGCGCCTTCCTGTTCTCGGTGGAGACGCAGACGACCATCGGCTACGGGTTCCGCTGCGTGACGGAGGAGTGCCCGCTGGCGGTCATCGCCGTGGTGGTGCAGTCCATCGTGGGCTGCGTCATCGACTCCTTCATGATCGGCACCATCATGGCCAAGATGGCTCGGCCCAAGAAGCGGGCGCAGACGCTGCTTTTCAGCCACCACGCGGTCATCTCGGTGCGCGACGGCAAGCTCTGCCTCATGTGGCGTGTGGGCAACCTGCGTAAGAGCCACATTGTGGAGGCGCACGTGCGGGCCCAGCTCATCAAGCCCTACATGACCCAGGAGGGCGAGTACCTGCCGCTGGACCAGCGGGACCTCAACGTGGGCTACGACATCGGCCTGGACCGCATCTTCCTGGTGTCGCCCATCATCATCGTCCACGAGATTGACGAGGACAGCCCGCTCTACGGCATGGGCAAGGAGGAGCTGGAGTCGGAGGACTTTGAGATCGTGGTCATCCTCGAGGGCATGGTAGAGGCCACCGCCATGACCACCCAGGCCCGCAGCTCCTACCTGGCCAGCGAGATCCTGTGGGGTCACCGCTTCGAGCCCGTGGTCTTCGAGGAGAAGAGCCACTACAAGGTGGACTACTCGCGCTTCCACAAGACCTACGAGGTGGCCGGCACACCCTGCTGCTCGGCCCGGGAGCTGCAGGAGAGCAAGATCACCGTGctgcccgccccgccgcccccgcccagTGCCTTCTGCTACGAGAACGAGCTGGCCCTCATgagccaggaggaagaggagatggaggaggaggcagcGGCCGCTGCTGCCGTGGCCGCGGGCCTGGGCCTGGAGGCGGGCTCCAAGGAGGAAGCGGGCATCATCCGAATGCTGGAGTTCGGCAGCCACCTGGATCTGGAGCGCATCCAAGCCACCCTCCCGCTGGACAACATCTCCTACCGCAGGGAGTCCGCCATCTGA